The Mucilaginibacter mallensis genome has a segment encoding these proteins:
- a CDS encoding metallophosphoesterase family protein → MAGNSNIAAAEVTAKAKKSKLVLKVAHITDVHIAEGSNAPERFKSCLKQIIAKEKPDFFLNGGDSIMDASYDNVKQDQVIKLWSIWDDCIKELKDYEVHSCIGNHDSWWAAPNKSDEMYGKDYVVKRLGIPNRYYSFTKKNWHFIILDGNNSNISLDEEQFKWLEDELEKIPAAEPTLLMSHFPILGTTEVLVGGGHSDCKKLKNLFYKHRDKVKICLSGHNHLSDHTQYNDVLYCCNGAMSGFWWGKGDAESAGPGYYLETPPGYAMLELYEDGTVENKYIPHTF, encoded by the coding sequence ATGGCAGGCAATAGCAATATTGCTGCTGCAGAGGTAACTGCTAAAGCTAAAAAAAGTAAGCTTGTATTAAAAGTGGCACATATAACCGATGTGCATATTGCTGAAGGGAGTAATGCACCTGAAAGGTTTAAAAGTTGTTTAAAGCAAATTATAGCCAAGGAAAAACCCGATTTCTTTTTAAACGGAGGAGACTCCATTATGGATGCATCCTATGATAACGTAAAACAGGATCAGGTTATCAAGCTATGGAGCATCTGGGATGATTGTATCAAAGAGCTAAAGGACTACGAAGTGCATAGTTGCATCGGCAATCACGATTCGTGGTGGGCAGCCCCCAATAAATCAGACGAGATGTATGGAAAAGACTATGTGGTAAAGCGTTTAGGCATTCCTAACCGTTACTACAGCTTCACCAAAAAGAATTGGCATTTTATTATACTTGATGGCAACAATAGCAATATTTCTCTGGATGAGGAGCAGTTTAAGTGGCTTGAGGATGAGCTGGAAAAAATACCTGCAGCTGAACCTACATTGCTTATGTCCCATTTTCCAATTTTAGGTACTACAGAGGTGCTGGTAGGCGGTGGCCATTCCGATTGCAAGAAATTGAAAAACCTATTCTACAAACATCGCGATAAAGTAAAAATTTGTTTAAGCGGACATAACCACTTGTCTGATCATACCCAATATAACGATGTTTTATATTGCTGCAACGGGGCTATGAGCGGTTTCTGGTGGGGAAAAGGCGATGCTGAATCAGCCGGACCTGGCTATTATCTGGAAACGCCGCCGGGCTATGCTATGCTTGAATTATATGAAGACGGTACTGTTGAAAATAAGTATATACCGCATACATTTTAG
- a CDS encoding RagB/SusD family nutrient uptake outer membrane protein gives MISILSLYSCKKDSFLTRYPVSSLTQESFFNNATDLNTYANGFYSYVPGITSVALNDQQSDNYDSNPFNKVVAGQLILPITASSAGWTWTYLTDVNYFLQNYQKANASQAIKNHYVGVARFFRAWFYFDKVKQFGAVPWYGSTINPADNADLYKARDSRQLVMDSVMADLKFAVNNINPTGPSGTITKWVALALMARVGLHEGTFRQYQGITGGQPFLKTADSAALAIMQSGNFKLYTTNHPTQDYQNLFLFYNPTDAQATSEVILGSYYSSTLHNFTALDGYMTGYGLGLTKGLMNSYLMTDGTPFTAVPGHDTMMIKGEFNNRDPRMMQTVLQATATDGNLKGTKTLGNAPTGYLQIKYYDPATPGWNSNYNAGINFRYGEMLLIYAETKAELANAGVGTFTQADLDMTINLLRDRVGMPHLMMNVPIDPVLAASYPNVSGSLQNVLLEIRRERRVELACEGFRYDDLMRWKSGPLLAQQFTGMYFPALGTYDLNGDGVADIALVTSAPANPVATVSYFVVGTDIYLSHGTYGNVVVNPTLVKTFTDPKNYLFPLPTQELQLNPKLTQNPGW, from the coding sequence ATGATAAGTATCCTGTCATTATACTCGTGCAAGAAAGATAGTTTTCTGACCCGGTACCCAGTATCAAGCCTAACACAAGAAAGTTTTTTTAACAATGCTACCGACTTAAATACCTACGCTAACGGATTTTATTCCTATGTTCCTGGTATTACTTCAGTGGCATTGAATGATCAGCAGAGCGATAATTACGACAGTAACCCTTTCAATAAAGTTGTAGCCGGCCAGTTAATTTTACCTATCACCGCCAGCTCGGCAGGCTGGACATGGACCTATTTAACGGACGTGAACTATTTTTTGCAAAACTATCAAAAAGCGAATGCATCGCAGGCCATAAAAAACCATTATGTTGGTGTAGCAAGATTTTTTAGGGCATGGTTTTATTTTGATAAGGTAAAACAGTTTGGCGCCGTACCGTGGTATGGATCAACCATAAACCCAGCTGATAATGCCGATTTATACAAAGCGAGAGACTCCAGGCAATTAGTAATGGACTCGGTGATGGCCGACCTAAAATTTGCAGTAAATAATATTAATCCTACCGGGCCTTCCGGTACCATCACCAAATGGGTGGCATTGGCTTTGATGGCAAGAGTAGGGCTGCACGAAGGTACATTTAGACAATATCAGGGAATAACAGGCGGCCAGCCCTTTTTAAAAACTGCCGATAGCGCTGCGCTGGCTATAATGCAAAGTGGTAATTTTAAGCTATACACTACCAACCATCCAACTCAGGATTATCAGAACCTGTTTTTGTTTTATAATCCCACAGATGCACAGGCTACTTCAGAAGTAATATTAGGCTCTTATTACAGTAGTACCCTGCATAACTTTACAGCGCTTGATGGATATATGACTGGTTATGGACTGGGGCTGACAAAAGGGTTGATGAACTCATACCTGATGACTGATGGTACTCCATTTACCGCTGTACCGGGTCATGATACGATGATGATCAAAGGAGAGTTTAATAATCGCGATCCGAGGATGATGCAAACCGTTTTACAAGCCACTGCAACTGATGGCAATTTGAAGGGTACAAAAACTTTAGGTAATGCCCCCACCGGTTATCTGCAGATAAAATATTACGATCCTGCTACCCCTGGATGGAATAGCAATTATAATGCAGGGATCAATTTCCGTTATGGAGAAATGTTACTTATTTATGCGGAGACAAAAGCCGAATTAGCAAATGCCGGAGTTGGTACATTTACACAGGCCGACCTGGATATGACTATTAATTTGCTTCGCGACAGGGTAGGCATGCCGCACCTGATGATGAATGTACCGATAGACCCGGTATTAGCAGCAAGTTATCCTAATGTATCCGGCTCATTGCAAAATGTGCTTCTTGAAATTCGCCGCGAGCGACGGGTGGAATTAGCCTGCGAAGGCTTCCGTTATGACGACCTGATGCGTTGGAAAAGCGGGCCGTTGTTAGCACAGCAATTTACAGGCATGTATTTCCCGGCATTAGGAACGTATGATCTGAATGGGGACGGGGTGGCCGATATTGCCCTGGTAACCAGTGCGCCAGCCAATCCGGTAGCAACTGTTTCTTATTTTGTAGTAGGCACAGATATTTATTTAAGTCATGGCACCTACGGAAACGTAGTGGTGAACCCTACCCTGGTAAAAACATTTACAGATCCGAAAAACTATTTATTTCCCTTACCAACTCAGGAGCTGCAGCTTAATCCAAAGCTAACGCAAAACCCTGGCTGGTAA
- a CDS encoding TonB-dependent receptor, with protein MLLIIIICLRASASTYAQNISLSEKNVTIEKVIGKIKQQSAYVFWYESKLLKDAHPVTITVQNGTIRQTLDLLLKDQPLVYEIVDNTIVISEKPAPSPQSQLPQNITGKVIDDKGLPLPGVNVVIKGTQKGTVTDNNGNYKLAAERDQVIVFKFIGFIKQEVVVGELKEVNITLKPDQSNLDEITIVGYGSQKKVNLTGAVSSIGGEILEDKPIPNIGRGLMGQLPGLTITSADGQPGRAATFNIWGFTSINGGSPLILVDGIETNINDINPDDVASATVLKDAASSAVYGSRAAFGVVLITTKEGRKGDPKITYSFNYALHKITDLPDVVTDPSTVVSYKNQAYAAYYGVNMYNSTQVAYANARSKNSSLPATIVDPNNPTQYDYLGNTNWFNVLYKPINTSSIQNVSVSGGTDKITYYVSADYNNQGGVFRYDPDYYNRFNMRAKLDFKLTSWLHVYTNSAYNRTIYNAPSLWTSDYTTGDLYHEIGRQNSLNVLYNPDGSYTQSGALIGFLKDGARSNTVTNEPQNTIGFATSFFKDTWRIKGDYTFRSTSDYNQTSQVAVPYETGPTQQVYYAGHSNASAWADDNSYTAINIYTEYEKTFGKHYFKGMIGFNQEENNYNTFSAENDNLISSDIGYLSQTTGTTPAVTGSGYQWAVRGAFSRLNYMYDNKYLLELDGRYDGSSRFPINNQYTFNPSASVGWRISEEPFFKSLTNVVNNLKLRASYGSLGNDQSLGNYSFIPTLSSGNVSNVLGGIQPLAVYPPNLVSSSLTWEKIYNSVLGVDFSLFHKLDVTFNVYQRDTKNMITQGYQLPAVLGATQPLENAADLRTSGWDINLTYNDKFDLAGKPFNYSLRANVWDSQTVITRYNNPTRNWYNGDYYVGEHVGDVWGLTDVGIFQTNAAAKAAPDQSLLAGYYPNMNQAGEMQYADLNHDGKITFGNGTVSNPGDAKVIGNTSPRYNFGAGGNFSWNDFDFSIFFQGVGKETFVPSEGYYWSLFFAPYENLNTTILNNTWTPQNPNAFFPSLKGWRDDAGNYQDLAIPQTRYIYSAAYIRLKNLTVGYSIPTPLLKKIGVDKIRVYFSGEDLWESDKLPQGFDPEGLNGSWGSGKVYPFQREYSFGLSAKF; from the coding sequence TCAGGCAAACATTAGACTTGTTATTAAAAGATCAGCCGCTGGTTTATGAAATAGTTGATAATACAATCGTTATCAGCGAAAAACCAGCACCGTCGCCCCAATCACAACTACCGCAAAATATTACCGGTAAAGTAATTGATGATAAGGGGCTTCCGCTTCCTGGTGTAAATGTTGTTATTAAAGGCACGCAAAAAGGTACGGTTACCGATAATAATGGTAATTATAAGCTGGCGGCAGAGCGTGATCAGGTTATCGTTTTTAAGTTTATAGGCTTTATAAAACAAGAGGTTGTTGTTGGCGAACTAAAAGAAGTCAATATCACCCTTAAACCAGATCAATCCAATTTAGATGAAATAACGATAGTAGGCTATGGCAGTCAAAAAAAGGTAAATCTTACCGGGGCCGTAAGCTCAATTGGGGGCGAGATACTGGAAGACAAGCCCATCCCCAATATTGGAAGAGGATTAATGGGGCAGCTACCCGGCCTAACCATTACTTCTGCTGATGGCCAGCCCGGCAGAGCCGCTACCTTTAATATATGGGGCTTTACTTCTATTAATGGCGGGAGCCCACTTATATTGGTTGATGGTATTGAAACCAATATCAACGACATTAACCCAGACGATGTAGCCAGTGCAACTGTGCTAAAAGATGCAGCTTCCTCCGCAGTTTACGGTTCCCGCGCAGCATTTGGGGTGGTACTGATCACTACAAAAGAAGGAAGAAAGGGAGATCCAAAGATCACCTATAGTTTCAATTATGCGCTACACAAGATAACCGATCTGCCCGATGTAGTAACCGACCCATCTACCGTAGTTAGCTATAAGAACCAGGCATATGCCGCATACTATGGGGTAAATATGTATAATAGTACACAGGTTGCTTATGCCAATGCACGGTCAAAAAATTCCAGCCTGCCGGCAACAATTGTTGATCCTAATAATCCTACTCAGTATGATTACCTCGGGAATACCAACTGGTTCAATGTATTATATAAGCCCATTAATACCAGTTCGATCCAGAACGTTAGTGTAAGTGGGGGGACTGACAAGATCACTTATTATGTTTCAGCAGACTACAATAACCAGGGTGGAGTATTTCGTTATGACCCTGACTATTATAACCGGTTCAACATGCGTGCGAAGCTAGATTTTAAGTTGACAAGCTGGCTGCATGTTTATACTAATTCGGCTTATAACCGCACTATTTATAATGCCCCTTCTTTATGGACCTCCGACTATACGACAGGCGACTTGTACCATGAAATAGGCAGGCAAAATTCATTAAATGTATTATATAACCCGGACGGATCCTATACCCAGTCGGGAGCACTTATAGGATTCCTGAAAGATGGCGCCCGTAGCAACACGGTAACAAATGAACCACAAAACACGATTGGTTTTGCTACTTCATTTTTTAAAGATACATGGAGGATTAAAGGTGATTACACTTTTAGGTCTACCAGTGATTACAATCAGACATCCCAGGTAGCGGTCCCTTATGAAACCGGACCTACCCAACAAGTATACTATGCCGGCCATAGTAACGCTTCTGCATGGGCTGATGATAATTCATACACTGCGATCAATATTTACACGGAGTATGAAAAGACCTTTGGTAAGCATTATTTCAAAGGAATGATCGGCTTTAACCAGGAGGAAAATAATTATAATACTTTTTCCGCGGAGAATGATAACCTGATCAGCAGCGACATAGGTTACCTGAGCCAGACAACAGGCACTACGCCTGCGGTTACGGGCAGTGGTTATCAATGGGCTGTAAGGGGAGCCTTCTCCCGTCTGAATTACATGTATGACAATAAATACCTGTTGGAATTGGATGGGCGCTATGATGGGTCTTCCCGTTTTCCTATCAATAACCAATATACGTTTAACCCTTCGGCTTCCGTGGGTTGGAGAATATCAGAGGAACCATTTTTTAAAAGCCTGACCAATGTTGTGAATAACCTAAAGCTTCGCGCCTCTTATGGTTCTTTGGGGAATGACCAGAGTTTGGGTAACTATTCTTTTATTCCCACGCTTAGTTCAGGTAATGTAAGCAACGTATTAGGCGGCATACAACCTTTAGCGGTTTATCCCCCTAATTTAGTATCATCGTCACTTACCTGGGAAAAAATTTACAATTCTGTTCTCGGGGTTGATTTCAGTTTGTTTCATAAATTGGATGTTACTTTTAATGTGTATCAGCGTGATACAAAAAACATGATTACACAGGGGTATCAACTCCCGGCTGTATTAGGGGCAACCCAGCCATTGGAAAATGCCGCTGATCTCAGAACAAGTGGATGGGACATAAACCTTACCTACAATGATAAATTTGATTTAGCAGGAAAACCTTTCAATTATAGTTTGCGGGCAAACGTTTGGGATTCTCAGACAGTAATTACCCGGTATAATAACCCTACCAGAAACTGGTATAATGGTGATTATTATGTAGGAGAACACGTGGGCGATGTATGGGGGTTAACAGATGTAGGAATATTTCAAACAAATGCTGCTGCGAAAGCGGCTCCTGACCAGTCTCTGCTTGCGGGATATTATCCTAATATGAACCAGGCAGGGGAAATGCAGTATGCCGACCTGAACCACGATGGCAAAATTACTTTTGGTAATGGTACGGTATCTAATCCTGGTGATGCCAAAGTGATCGGGAATACCTCACCACGCTACAATTTTGGTGCCGGCGGGAATTTTTCCTGGAATGATTTTGATTTCAGTATTTTCTTCCAGGGGGTAGGAAAAGAGACTTTCGTGCCTAGTGAAGGATATTACTGGAGCCTGTTTTTTGCACCATATGAAAATTTGAATACAACTATATTAAACAATACCTGGACGCCACAGAACCCAAACGCTTTCTTCCCGAGTTTGAAGGGCTGGCGTGATGACGCTGGTAATTATCAGGATTTGGCCATTCCACAAACCAGGTACATTTATAGTGCAGCCTATATACGTCTTAAAAACTTAACTGTTGGGTATTCCATCCCAACCCCGCTGTTAAAAAAGATAGGCGTTGATAAAATACGGGTTTATTTTAGCGGAGAGGATCTTTGGGAATCTGATAAACTACCACAGGGTTTTGATCCGGAAGGATTGAATGGTTCCTGGGGTTCAGGGAAAGTATATCCCTTCCAACGCGAATATTCATTCGGTTTAAGTGCAAAATTTTAA